The following proteins come from a genomic window of Sorex araneus isolate mSorAra2 chromosome 1, mSorAra2.pri, whole genome shotgun sequence:
- the TOMM5 gene encoding mitochondrial import receptor subunit TOM5 homolog produces the protein MFRIEGLAPKLDPEEMKRKMREDVISSIRNFLIYVALLRVTPFILKKLDSI, from the exons ATGTTCCGGATCGAGGGCCTCGCGCCGAAGCTGGACCCCGAGGAGATGAAACGGAAGATGCGCGAGGACGTGATCTCCTCCATACGGAACTTCCTCATTTACGTGGCCCTGCTGCGAGTCA CTCCTTTTATCTTAAAGAAGCTGGACAGCATATGA